From a region of the Vicinamibacterales bacterium genome:
- a CDS encoding fumarylacetoacetate hydrolase family protein, giving the protein MDRIYRVKQGMGGRHAIERDGTFYWLDGDVFGDYRAGAPVEGPLGQLLSPVSPSKVLAIGLNYKDHAAEMKKALPAEPLLFIKPATAVIGPEQTVRIPSWAGRIEHEAEMAVVIGRRASRVKAKDAMDYVLGITCLNDVTARELQAKDVQYSRAKGFDTFCPIGPCIAVGLDPSELEVEGWVNGQKRQHSNTRELIFPVPHIIEWLTRFMTLEPGDVIPTGTPSGVGPLAPGDRVMVKVQGVGTLSNPCEAE; this is encoded by the coding sequence ATGGACAGAATCTACAGGGTGAAGCAGGGCATGGGCGGACGCCACGCGATCGAGCGTGACGGAACGTTCTACTGGCTGGACGGCGACGTGTTCGGCGACTACCGCGCCGGGGCGCCCGTCGAGGGGCCGCTCGGGCAGCTCCTGTCGCCGGTGTCGCCCTCGAAGGTGCTGGCGATCGGCCTGAACTACAAGGACCACGCGGCGGAGATGAAGAAGGCGCTCCCCGCCGAGCCCCTCCTCTTCATCAAGCCGGCGACCGCCGTCATCGGCCCCGAGCAGACGGTGCGGATTCCGTCGTGGGCGGGCCGGATCGAGCACGAGGCCGAGATGGCCGTCGTCATCGGACGCCGCGCGTCGCGCGTGAAGGCGAAGGACGCGATGGACTACGTGCTGGGCATCACGTGCCTGAACGACGTGACGGCCCGCGAGCTCCAGGCGAAAGACGTCCAGTACTCCCGTGCGAAGGGCTTCGACACGTTCTGCCCGATCGGCCCGTGCATCGCCGTCGGCCTCGACCCCTCGGAACTGGAAGTGGAGGGCTGGGTCAACGGCCAGAAGCGCCAGCATTCGAACACGCGCGAGCTCATCTTTCCCGTGCCCCACATCATCGAGTGGCTCACGCGCTTCATGACGCTGGAGCCCGGCGACGTCATCCCCACGGGCACGCCGTCCGGCGTCGGTCCGCTCGCGCCCGGTGACCGCGTCATGGTGAAGGTGCAGGGAGTCGGCACGCTGAGCAACCCCTGCGAGGCGGAATGA
- a CDS encoding fibronectin type III domain-containing protein → MRAVARWDRLLAAAVVAVLLGPAVACGKKGPPLAPLPRVPAAVTELTAHRRDDVVSVGFLVPSANVGGDAPADVASVELYAVTSPGPPVLEEGEVPEGMTLVRSTPVRRPVPAPPAREGVTPPPVPREPGVADQGEHVQIEETLTPALREAVPAASGGGAGTSASGVSVPLVFSPETARKRHYAAVAVSRRGRRSAWSAVASVPVSPAPEAPRAPEIHYDASTLTLTWTAPPGGAPEPPSAEGLLEARPLAPVAAPIRFNLYPAPSSGDAPAAPAPLNPSPLAEPTFAIDGVGFGAERCFVVRSVQAVGGIDVEGPASPPACVTPMDTFPPGAPSALEAVGGAGVVSLIWDPVDAPDLAGYLVFRGAAGDEPTALLTPDPIQASSYEDRTVTPGTRYVYVVVAVDSAAPPNRSAPSNRAEGEARQ, encoded by the coding sequence GTGCGCGCCGTCGCCCGATGGGACCGCCTCCTGGCCGCGGCGGTCGTGGCCGTCCTGCTCGGTCCCGCCGTGGCCTGTGGCAAGAAGGGCCCGCCGCTCGCGCCCCTGCCGCGCGTGCCGGCGGCCGTCACCGAGCTCACGGCGCACCGGCGCGACGACGTCGTGTCGGTGGGGTTCCTCGTGCCCTCGGCCAACGTCGGCGGCGATGCCCCGGCCGATGTCGCCTCCGTGGAGCTGTACGCGGTCACGTCGCCCGGGCCGCCGGTCCTGGAGGAAGGCGAGGTGCCCGAGGGCATGACGCTGGTCCGCTCCACGCCCGTCCGCCGTCCGGTGCCGGCCCCGCCGGCTCGCGAGGGCGTCACGCCCCCGCCCGTGCCGCGCGAACCGGGCGTCGCCGATCAGGGCGAGCACGTCCAGATCGAGGAGACGCTCACGCCCGCGCTCCGCGAGGCGGTGCCTGCGGCGTCGGGCGGCGGCGCCGGCACGTCCGCGTCCGGCGTGTCCGTGCCGCTGGTCTTCTCGCCGGAAACGGCCCGGAAGCGCCACTACGCCGCTGTCGCCGTGAGCCGTCGCGGCCGGCGCAGCGCCTGGAGCGCGGTGGCGAGCGTGCCGGTCTCTCCCGCTCCCGAGGCGCCGCGGGCGCCCGAGATTCACTACGACGCCTCGACGCTGACCCTCACCTGGACGGCGCCCCCCGGCGGTGCGCCGGAGCCACCGTCCGCCGAGGGCCTGCTCGAGGCGCGCCCGCTGGCACCGGTGGCGGCCCCCATCCGTTTCAACCTCTATCCGGCGCCATCGTCGGGCGACGCGCCCGCGGCGCCCGCCCCGCTCAACCCGTCGCCGCTGGCCGAGCCCACCTTCGCGATCGACGGGGTGGGGTTCGGCGCCGAGCGCTGTTTCGTGGTCCGGAGCGTGCAGGCGGTCGGCGGCATCGACGTCGAAGGACCCGCCTCGCCGCCCGCGTGCGTCACGCCGATGGACACGTTCCCGCCTGGCGCGCCATCGGCCCTCGAAGCCGTCGGCGGCGCCGGCGTCGTCAGCCTGATCTGGGATCCGGTCGATGCGCCGGACCTGGCCGGGTACCTGGTGTTCCGAGGCGCGGCCGGCGACGAGCCCACCGCGCTGCTGACGCCCGACCCCATCCAGGCGAGCAGCTACGAGGACCGCACGGTGACGCCGGGCACCCGCTACGTGTACGTCGTGGTCGCGGTAGACTCGGCAGCGCCGCCCAACAGAAGTGCGCCGTCGAATCGAGCCGAGGGCGAGGCGAGGCAATGA
- a CDS encoding amino acid permease, translating to MAQAPAAPPTLERRLGSMDAAAIVVSNVIGGGILFTPPQVAATVPDPLLFLLTWLAAGALAFAGAMAYAELAALRPRAGGEYVYLDAGFGRLAAFLTGWTSFVAGFSGAIAASAVVLAFYLGRFLPMAGSDRVLLSVPLGFGLAITVAPQTLTALAAIWLMSWIHLRGVGPGRLVGNVLASLKVTALVLFILFGFAFGTGSFEHFSAAAGRPGTGAWLFALIPVLFTYAGWNAASYVAEEVRDPGTNVPRALALGTAAVVVIYLLLNALYLYVLPVGELAAVNGSVLDVIADRLLGSRAGDIMGVVSIVSLLASISAMVFAGPRVYYAMARDGVFLPVAGRVHPAYRTPATSIVAQALWSTVLVLTGSATALTTYTGFSITLFNGVAVAALFVLRWREPDAPRPYSTWGYPFVPGLFVLACALIVVNALWADLVRPLAAGTAVGPSAAGLLVIAAGLPLYAWFTRRRTRG from the coding sequence ATGGCGCAGGCACCCGCGGCCCCCCCGACGCTCGAACGCCGCCTCGGCTCGATGGACGCCGCGGCCATCGTCGTCTCCAACGTGATCGGCGGCGGCATCCTGTTCACGCCGCCGCAGGTCGCGGCGACGGTCCCGGACCCGCTGCTCTTCCTCCTGACCTGGTTGGCCGCCGGCGCGCTCGCGTTCGCGGGCGCCATGGCGTACGCCGAGCTTGCGGCGCTGCGGCCCCGGGCCGGCGGCGAGTACGTCTATCTCGACGCGGGTTTCGGACGCCTGGCGGCCTTCCTCACCGGATGGACCTCGTTCGTGGCGGGCTTCTCCGGCGCCATCGCGGCGAGCGCCGTCGTCCTGGCGTTCTATCTGGGACGCTTCCTGCCGATGGCGGGCAGCGATCGGGTGCTGCTGTCCGTTCCGCTCGGATTCGGCCTCGCCATCACGGTGGCGCCGCAGACGCTCACCGCGTTGGCCGCCATCTGGCTGATGTCGTGGATTCATTTGCGCGGCGTCGGCCCGGGCCGCCTCGTGGGCAACGTGCTCGCGAGCCTCAAGGTGACGGCCCTCGTGCTGTTCATCCTGTTCGGGTTCGCGTTCGGCACCGGGTCGTTCGAGCACTTCTCGGCGGCCGCCGGCCGGCCGGGCACGGGCGCCTGGCTGTTCGCGCTGATCCCGGTGCTCTTCACCTACGCCGGCTGGAACGCGGCCTCCTACGTGGCCGAGGAGGTCCGCGACCCCGGCACCAACGTGCCGCGCGCGCTCGCGCTCGGCACCGCGGCGGTGGTGGTCATTTACCTGCTGCTGAACGCGCTGTACCTCTACGTGCTCCCGGTGGGCGAACTGGCGGCCGTGAACGGCAGCGTCCTCGACGTCATCGCGGATCGCCTGCTGGGCTCGCGGGCCGGGGACATCATGGGCGTCGTGTCGATCGTGAGCCTGCTGGCGAGCATCTCGGCGATGGTGTTCGCGGGGCCGCGCGTGTACTACGCGATGGCCCGCGACGGCGTGTTCCTGCCCGTCGCCGGGCGGGTGCACCCTGCCTACCGCACGCCGGCCACGTCCATCGTCGCGCAGGCGCTGTGGAGCACGGTGCTCGTGCTGACCGGCAGTGCCACCGCGCTCACCACCTACACGGGGTTCTCCATCACGCTCTTCAACGGCGTGGCCGTCGCCGCGCTGTTCGTGCTGCGGTGGCGCGAGCCGGACGCCCCGCGGCCGTATTCCACCTGGGGCTATCCGTTCGTGCCGGGGCTGTTCGTCCTCGCATGCGCCCTGATCGTGGTCAACGCGCTGTGGGCGGACCTCGTCCGGCCCCTGGCGGCCGGAACGGCGGTGGGGCCGTCGGCGGCGGGCCTGCTCGTCATCGCCGCGGGGCTCCCGCTCTACGCCTGGTTCACGCGCCGGAGGACGCGCGGCTGA
- a CDS encoding zf-HC2 domain-containing protein, translated as MSTHYSCDDTDALVAYLYDEVDPMTRDAIARHLAGCARCREDVADLGGVRQALSSWTPPAPPLRFTVAPELTPSNVVRPPASVWQGVPRWAQLVAATLALAVAAGVANVQVHRDAAGWTVTTGWMAPAAAPVAAANADWRPAVAELARAVDEIAARPSAVPAAAPAAAAPDDAAILRRVAALVDASERRQQQELARRVTQMAQDFDLQRKADYVRMSQGLGQLNERTSADLARQREMLNMIVRAGLRPPQ; from the coding sequence ATGAGCACTCACTACAGCTGCGACGACACGGACGCGCTCGTCGCGTACCTCTACGACGAAGTCGATCCCATGACGCGGGACGCGATCGCCCGGCACCTGGCCGGCTGCGCCCGCTGCCGCGAGGACGTGGCCGATCTCGGCGGGGTCCGTCAGGCCCTGTCGTCGTGGACGCCGCCGGCGCCGCCGCTTCGCTTCACCGTCGCGCCCGAGCTGACGCCGTCCAACGTCGTGCGGCCGCCGGCCTCCGTCTGGCAGGGAGTGCCCCGCTGGGCGCAGCTCGTGGCCGCGACGCTGGCCCTGGCCGTCGCTGCGGGCGTGGCCAACGTGCAGGTGCACCGGGACGCCGCGGGCTGGACGGTCACGACCGGCTGGATGGCGCCTGCCGCGGCGCCCGTTGCGGCGGCGAACGCCGACTGGCGGCCGGCCGTCGCCGAGCTCGCGCGCGCCGTCGACGAGATCGCGGCGCGGCCCTCCGCCGTGCCCGCCGCCGCTCCGGCCGCCGCCGCCCCGGACGACGCGGCGATCCTGCGGCGCGTGGCGGCGCTGGTGGATGCGAGCGAGAGGCGACAGCAGCAGGAGCTGGCGCGCCGTGTCACCCAGATGGCCCAGGACTTCGACCTGCAGCGCAAGGCCGACTACGTGCGCATGAGCCAGGGGCTCGGACAGCTCAACGAACGCACGAGCGCCGACCTCGCCCGCCAGCGCGAGATGCTCAACATGATCGTGCGGGCGGGCCTCAGACCCCCACAATGA
- a CDS encoding sigma-70 family RNA polymerase sigma factor — translation MALDITGPPAGTAGRAQGEGPTLAVQGLTITDEELVARSMDGDVDSFNQLIKRWERPIYALAYRVIGREDDARDVCQETFLRAYRAIKGFKGQAKFSSWLYRITLNLCRDWIRRQRRTPVVQMPEDADVSEMAAERGPVESIETLVARRELGRAVAAAMATLPEEQRTAIILKEYHGLTFQEIADMQGCPLSTVKTRLYQGLSVVRRHLQQGGMSAADIRGDGP, via the coding sequence TTGGCGCTCGACATCACGGGGCCGCCGGCCGGTACCGCCGGGCGTGCTCAGGGAGAGGGACCGACGCTGGCCGTGCAGGGACTGACGATCACCGACGAAGAGCTCGTCGCGCGGTCGATGGACGGCGACGTCGACAGCTTCAACCAGCTCATCAAGCGCTGGGAGCGCCCGATCTACGCCTTGGCCTATCGCGTGATCGGACGGGAGGACGATGCCCGCGACGTCTGCCAGGAGACGTTCCTGCGGGCCTACCGGGCCATCAAGGGGTTCAAGGGCCAGGCGAAGTTCTCGTCGTGGCTCTATCGCATCACCCTGAACCTGTGCCGGGACTGGATCCGGCGCCAGCGCCGCACGCCCGTCGTGCAGATGCCCGAAGACGCCGACGTCTCGGAGATGGCCGCGGAGCGTGGGCCGGTCGAGTCGATCGAGACGCTGGTGGCGCGCCGGGAGCTGGGCCGCGCGGTCGCCGCGGCCATGGCGACGCTGCCCGAGGAGCAACGGACCGCCATCATCTTGAAGGAGTACCACGGTCTCACGTTTCAGGAGATCGCGGACATGCAGGGGTGTCCGCTCAGCACGGTGAAGACCCGGCTCTACCAGGGGCTCAGCGTGGTGAGGCGGCACCTGCAGCAGGGCGGCATGTCGGCGGCCGACATCCGCGGGGACGGACCATGA
- a CDS encoding helix-turn-helix domain-containing protein — protein MADSPPRHEAFLTTDEVLAYLQVNLRTVYRLIEAGKLPAVRVGRQWRFRRQDIDRWLDEQRPSAAGRPADAPSAQTTETRRILVVDPDGPARESTAAALRDAGHTVDTAPDGVVAAERLGRGEYDLVVTELRLPALDAFGVIREGRRRRPSLRAMIVTAHSTERAAIEALNFGVAGYVVKPARAAEIVSVAARVLA, from the coding sequence GTGGCCGACTCCCCCCCGCGACACGAAGCGTTCCTGACGACCGACGAGGTGCTGGCGTACCTGCAGGTGAACCTCCGGACCGTCTATCGCCTGATCGAGGCCGGCAAGCTGCCGGCCGTCCGGGTGGGGCGCCAGTGGCGGTTCCGGCGCCAGGACATCGACCGGTGGCTCGACGAACAGCGGCCGTCCGCCGCGGGCCGGCCGGCCGACGCGCCGTCCGCCCAGACCACGGAGACGCGCCGCATCCTGGTCGTGGATCCCGACGGACCGGCACGGGAGTCGACAGCCGCAGCGCTGAGGGACGCCGGACACACGGTGGACACGGCCCCTGACGGCGTCGTGGCGGCCGAGCGACTGGGGCGCGGCGAGTACGATCTGGTCGTGACCGAGCTGCGGCTGCCGGCGCTCGACGCGTTCGGCGTCATCCGCGAAGGACGCCGCCGGCGGCCGTCCCTGCGGGCCATGATCGTCACGGCGCACTCCACCGAGCGGGCCGCCATCGAGGCCTTGAACTTCGGCGTCGCCGGGTACGTCGTGAAGCCGGCGCGGGCCGCGGAGATCGTGTCGGTCGCGGCGCGCGTGCTCGCATGA
- a CDS encoding ABC-F family ATP-binding cassette domain-containing protein, translated as MIQLSGLTKRFGERVLLDHVTWHVGDSDRVGLCGPNGAGKTTLLKILAGLEESDGGQVIRPTGLTVGYLPQDGLTHTGRTVFAEASDALRPLLDLKAELHDLEHRMSDPAVPPDLHDTLLERYSHVQERLRMADGYALDQKVATILRGLGFAPEDFETQADHLSGGWQMRLALAKLLLRAPGLLLLDEPTNHLDLEARNWLEDYLARYPHAVILVSHDRFFLDAVVGRIADLSLRTITDYQCNYSQYLVQRDERLARLRDAKKRQDEEIGRVQEFIDRFRYQATKAAQVQSRIKMLEKVERIEVPPERKRIHFQFPAAAKSGRTVLDLSHVRKAYGDKIVLADVTLLVERGDRIALVGPNGAGKSTLMRMLAGVEPPDAGTRVEGHQVVMQYFAQDEATRLDPAATVYETLASGSPMHMVPAIRNVLGGFLFSGDDVHKKAGVLSGGERTRLAVARMLLRPSNTLVLDEPTNHLDLDSKDVLLDALMDYGGTLLFVSHDRYFVERLATKVVEVGAGEARPYPGTYAEFLWSKANQGAPPPAAAADAARPARPPDAAGAPRPAAPPAGADGYAERKREAADRKKRERAIAALSARITDLETRIAEREAEVKTVEAAISAPGFYDDREAAAPVLARHQALMWEVGDLLSQWEMLQTEAEEKRTALQD; from the coding sequence ATGATTCAGCTGTCGGGACTGACCAAGCGCTTCGGTGAGCGGGTACTGCTCGACCACGTCACGTGGCACGTCGGCGACAGCGATCGCGTCGGGCTGTGCGGGCCCAACGGCGCCGGGAAGACGACCCTGCTCAAGATCCTGGCGGGACTCGAGGAGTCCGACGGCGGCCAGGTGATCCGGCCCACGGGGCTCACCGTGGGCTACCTGCCGCAGGACGGCCTGACGCACACCGGCCGGACCGTGTTCGCGGAGGCCAGCGATGCCCTCCGGCCGCTGCTCGATCTCAAGGCGGAACTCCACGACCTCGAGCACCGGATGTCGGATCCGGCGGTCCCGCCCGACCTGCACGACACGCTGCTCGAGCGCTACAGCCACGTGCAGGAGCGCCTCCGGATGGCCGACGGCTACGCCCTCGATCAGAAGGTGGCGACGATCCTCCGCGGCCTTGGCTTCGCGCCGGAGGATTTCGAGACGCAGGCCGACCACTTGTCCGGCGGATGGCAGATGCGGCTCGCCCTGGCGAAGCTGCTGCTGCGGGCGCCGGGTCTGCTCCTGCTCGACGAGCCGACGAACCACCTCGATCTCGAGGCCCGCAACTGGCTCGAGGACTACCTGGCCCGCTATCCGCACGCCGTCATCCTCGTCTCGCACGACCGCTTCTTCCTGGACGCGGTGGTCGGCCGCATCGCGGACCTGTCGCTGCGTACCATCACCGACTACCAGTGCAACTACTCGCAGTACCTGGTGCAGCGCGACGAGCGGCTCGCGAGGCTGCGCGACGCGAAGAAGCGCCAGGACGAGGAGATCGGGCGCGTCCAGGAGTTCATCGACCGCTTCCGCTACCAGGCCACGAAGGCCGCGCAGGTGCAGAGCCGCATCAAGATGCTGGAGAAGGTGGAGCGCATCGAGGTGCCGCCCGAGCGCAAGCGCATCCACTTCCAGTTTCCGGCGGCCGCCAAGAGCGGGCGTACCGTGCTGGACCTGAGCCACGTCCGGAAGGCCTACGGCGACAAGATCGTGCTCGCGGACGTGACGCTGCTCGTCGAGCGCGGCGACCGCATCGCGCTCGTGGGCCCCAACGGCGCGGGCAAGTCCACGTTGATGCGGATGCTCGCCGGCGTGGAGCCGCCCGACGCCGGCACGCGCGTCGAGGGGCACCAGGTGGTGATGCAGTACTTCGCGCAGGACGAGGCGACACGACTCGATCCGGCCGCGACCGTGTACGAGACCCTGGCGTCCGGCTCGCCCATGCACATGGTGCCGGCCATCCGCAACGTGCTCGGCGGCTTCCTGTTCTCGGGGGACGACGTCCACAAGAAGGCGGGGGTGCTCTCGGGCGGCGAGCGGACGCGGCTGGCCGTCGCGCGGATGCTGCTGCGGCCCTCGAACACGCTGGTGCTCGACGAGCCCACCAATCACCTGGATCTGGATTCGAAGGACGTCCTGCTCGACGCCCTGATGGACTACGGCGGCACGCTCCTCTTCGTCTCCCACGACCGGTACTTCGTCGAACGCCTCGCCACGAAGGTGGTCGAGGTGGGCGCGGGCGAGGCCCGGCCCTATCCCGGGACGTACGCCGAGTTCCTCTGGAGCAAGGCCAACCAGGGCGCTCCGCCGCCGGCCGCCGCCGCCGACGCCGCCCGGCCGGCGCGGCCGCCCGACGCCGCCGGGGCGCCACGCCCCGCGGCTCCGCCCGCCGGGGCCGACGGCTATGCCGAGCGCAAGCGGGAAGCGGCCGACCGCAAGAAGCGGGAGCGGGCGATCGCTGCCTTGAGTGCCCGGATCACCGACCTCGAGACCAGAATCGCCGAGCGCGAGGCCGAGGTGAAAACGGTCGAGGCGGCCATCTCGGCCCCGGGCTTCTACGACGACCGTGAGGCCGCGGCCCCCGTCCTGGCCCGTCATCAGGCCCTCATGTGGGAAGTGGGCGACCTGCTCTCCCAGTGGGAGATGCTGCAGACCGAAGCCGAGGAGAAGCGGACGGCACTGCAGGACTGA
- a CDS encoding ATP-binding protein, producing MSASKVATGRRSARTSAPSHRQGTPHRAPIAAAHFVDDAFFRHLVAHMRNGVLAIDRGGALVLINDEACRIFGLPAGEDYLGRPFSEVFHAHPAVVRVLSGAYELAFLPNRAELRLTPSDKVLGYTLSLIRNAQGVTIGAAMFFKDLTRVEQLVERERLRDRLAALGEMAAAVAHEIKNPLAGIEVMAGLLRRQLRDNTQATALVGDIINEAKMANAIVQEILDFVRPVRLEMERTSVEAAIHAAVATADSKARRGEVDVQLQIEEELPLIDADRTQLVQVFSNLLANAYEALGGAGRVSIAARLVTREEEGALQLDGIHPIPTVVVEVTDNGPGVPSEIADKIFSAFFTTKAQGSGLGLAIVRKIVDAHDGRIDLSSRPDAGTRFRVTLPVNGDARVW from the coding sequence ATGTCAGCTTCCAAAGTTGCCACGGGCCGGCGCTCCGCGAGGACCTCGGCGCCCAGCCACCGACAGGGGACCCCGCACCGGGCCCCCATCGCGGCCGCCCACTTCGTGGACGACGCCTTCTTCAGGCACCTCGTCGCCCACATGCGCAACGGGGTGCTGGCCATCGACCGGGGCGGCGCCCTGGTCCTCATCAACGACGAGGCCTGCCGCATCTTCGGCCTGCCGGCCGGTGAGGACTACCTCGGCCGGCCGTTCTCGGAGGTCTTCCACGCCCATCCAGCCGTCGTCCGGGTGCTGTCCGGTGCCTACGAACTGGCTTTCCTGCCCAACCGCGCCGAGCTCCGCCTGACCCCGTCGGACAAGGTGCTGGGCTACACGCTGTCGCTCATCAGGAACGCGCAGGGCGTGACCATCGGCGCGGCGATGTTCTTCAAGGACCTCACGCGGGTCGAACAGCTCGTGGAACGGGAGCGCCTGCGGGACCGCCTGGCGGCCCTCGGCGAGATGGCGGCCGCCGTCGCCCACGAGATCAAGAACCCGCTGGCGGGCATCGAGGTGATGGCCGGCCTCCTGCGCCGCCAGCTCCGGGACAACACCCAGGCCACGGCCCTGGTCGGCGACATCATCAACGAAGCGAAGATGGCCAACGCCATCGTCCAGGAGATCCTGGACTTCGTGCGCCCCGTCCGCCTCGAAATGGAGCGGACGTCGGTCGAGGCCGCGATCCACGCCGCCGTCGCGACGGCCGACTCCAAGGCGCGCCGCGGCGAGGTGGACGTCCAGCTGCAGATCGAGGAGGAGCTGCCCCTCATCGACGCCGACCGGACGCAACTCGTCCAGGTGTTCTCGAACCTGCTCGCCAACGCCTACGAGGCCCTCGGCGGCGCCGGACGGGTGTCCATCGCCGCGCGGCTCGTGACGCGCGAGGAGGAGGGGGCCCTGCAGCTCGACGGCATCCACCCGATTCCCACGGTGGTGGTCGAGGTGACCGACAACGGGCCGGGCGTGCCCTCGGAAATCGCCGACAAGATTTTCAGCGCCTTCTTCACGACCAAGGCGCAGGGCTCGGGACTGGGCCTGGCCATCGTCCGCAAGATCGTGGACGCGCACGACGGCCGCATCGACCTGAGCAGCCGGCCGGACGCCGGCACGAGATTCCGCGTCACGCTCCCCGTGAACGGCGACGCCCGCGTCTGGTAG
- a CDS encoding sigma-54 dependent transcriptional regulator, whose amino-acid sequence MSRILVADDHDALRRGLALALRTAGHDVEEAPNGNAAIERLHNSYFDVVVSDLRMGGSDGLDVLRTTRTTHPTSSVILMTAFGSVSTAVEAMKNGAFDYVQKPFEIEEMEVKVEKALELKRLRHELDYLRHEQQENYDFDKIIGGSDSLQRVLGVVRKVAKSNSTVLIRGETGTGKELIAGAIHHNSLRAGRNFVKVNCAALQENLLESELFGHEKGAFTGADRQRIGRFEQADGGTLFLDEIGDMSPSTQAKILRVLQEHEFERLGGTRTLKVDVRLIAATNRDLPTMVADGMFREDLYYRLNVVTVETPPLRERKEDILPLAMHFIRRFSQELKKKLDGVHPEAQKMLTRYNWPGNIRELENAIERAALLAEAHQITPEDLRLGDQAPTPGTKEPVSVVRIPPSGVPLEQIERQALVEALRMANWVQKDAAELLSISPRVMNYKIKTLNIELPRRRAIPHGDVA is encoded by the coding sequence ATGAGCCGAATACTGGTGGCCGACGATCACGACGCGCTGAGGCGGGGGCTGGCCCTGGCCCTGCGCACGGCCGGACACGACGTGGAGGAGGCGCCGAACGGCAACGCCGCCATCGAGCGCCTGCACAACAGCTACTTCGACGTGGTGGTCAGCGACCTCCGGATGGGGGGCTCCGACGGGCTCGACGTCCTCCGCACCACGCGCACCACCCACCCCACGTCCTCGGTCATCCTCATGACGGCGTTCGGCTCGGTCTCGACCGCCGTCGAGGCCATGAAGAACGGCGCGTTCGACTACGTCCAGAAGCCGTTCGAGATCGAGGAGATGGAGGTGAAGGTCGAGAAGGCGCTGGAACTGAAGCGCCTCCGCCACGAGCTCGACTACCTGCGCCACGAGCAGCAGGAGAACTACGACTTCGACAAGATCATCGGCGGCAGCGACAGCCTGCAGCGCGTGCTCGGCGTCGTCCGGAAGGTGGCCAAGAGCAACTCGACGGTGCTCATCCGCGGCGAGACGGGCACCGGCAAGGAGCTCATCGCGGGCGCCATCCATCACAACTCGCTGCGCGCCGGCCGGAACTTCGTCAAGGTGAACTGCGCGGCGCTGCAGGAGAACCTGCTCGAATCCGAGCTCTTCGGGCACGAGAAGGGGGCGTTCACGGGCGCCGACCGCCAGCGCATCGGCCGCTTCGAGCAGGCCGACGGCGGCACGCTCTTCCTCGACGAGATCGGCGACATGAGCCCGTCCACGCAGGCCAAGATCCTGCGCGTGCTCCAGGAGCACGAGTTCGAACGCCTCGGCGGCACGCGCACCCTGAAAGTCGACGTGCGGCTCATCGCGGCCACCAACCGCGACCTCCCGACGATGGTCGCCGACGGGATGTTCCGGGAGGACCTCTACTACCGGCTGAACGTCGTCACCGTGGAGACGCCGCCGCTGCGCGAGCGCAAGGAGGACATCCTCCCGCTGGCGATGCACTTCATTCGCCGCTTCTCGCAGGAGCTCAAGAAGAAGCTCGACGGCGTGCACCCCGAGGCGCAGAAGATGCTCACGCGCTACAACTGGCCCGGGAACATCCGCGAGCTCGAGAACGCCATCGAGCGCGCGGCGCTGCTGGCCGAGGCGCACCAGATCACGCCCGAGGATCTCAGGCTCGGCGACCAGGCGCCGACGCCGGGAACGAAGGAGCCCGTGTCGGTCGTGCGGATTCCCCCGAGCGGCGTGCCGCTCGAGCAGATCGAGCGCCAGGCCCTGGTCGAGGCGCTCCGGATGGCGAACTGGGTGCAGAAGGACGCCGCGGAACTCCTGTCGATCAGCCCGCGCGTCATGAACTACAAGATCAAGACGCTGAACATCGAGCTGCCTCGGCGCCGCGCCATCCCGCACGGCGACGTGGCCTGA